The Lycium barbarum isolate Lr01 chromosome 12, ASM1917538v2, whole genome shotgun sequence genome includes a region encoding these proteins:
- the LOC132621900 gene encoding nucleobase-ascorbate transporter 2, whose amino-acid sequence MAAPPKPEEISHPPMDQLQGLEYCIDSNPSWGEAIALGFQHYILALGTAVMIPSFLVPLMGGNDGDKVRVVQTLLFIEGINTLLQTLFGTRLPTVIGGSWAFAVPIISIIHDSSLTRITDPHERFLSTMRAIQGALIVASSVQIILGYSQLWAICSRFFSPVGMVPVIALAGFGLFDKGFPLAGECVEIGVPMFILFVILSQYLKNFQFRQLPVMERFALIMSITVIWAYAHLLTASGAYRHHPEATQKHCRTDRANLISTAPWIKIPYPLQWGAPTFDAGHAFGMMAATLVSLIESTGAYKAASRLASATPPPAHVLSRGIGWQGIGILFSGLFGTVTGCTVSIENVGLLGSTRVGSRRVIQISAGFMIFFSMLGKFGALFASIPFPIFAAVYCVLFGLVASVGLSFLQFTNMNSMRNLFIVGVSLFLGLSIPEYFREYTTAALHGPAHTKAGWFNDFLNTIFLSSPTVALMVSVFLDNTLEYKDSAKDRGMPWWVKFRTFKGDSRNEEFYTLPFNLNRFFPPS is encoded by the exons ATGGCAGCTCCACCTAAACCTGAAGAAATTAGTCATCCTCCAATGGACCAGCTTCAAGGTTTGGAGTATTGTATTGACTCTAATCCTTCTTGGG GTGAAGCTATTGCTTTGGGATTTCAGCATTACATCTTGGCATTGGGAACTGCTGTTATGATTCCTTCATTTCTTGTTCCTTTGATGGGTGGAAATGAT GGTGACAAAGTGAGGGTGGTGCAGACCCTGCTTTTTATTGAAGGAATCAATACACTCCTACAGACTTTATTTGGAACTCGTTTACCTACTGTAATTGGAGGGTCATGGGCTTTTGCGGTACCGATAATATCCATAATCCATGATTCATCATTGACAAGGATTACCGATCCTCATGAA AGATTCCTAAGTACGATGAGAGCAATTCAGGGAGCATTGATAGTAGCATCAAGTGTTCAGATAATTTTGGGCTATAGTCAACTCTGGGCTATTTGTTCCAG ATTTTTCAGCCCAGTAGGAATGGTTCCGGTAATTGCTCTGGCCGGCTTTGGTCTTTTCGACAAGGGTTTCCCGCTG GCTGGGGAGTGTGTGGAAATCGGTGTACCTATGTTCATTTTATTTGTAATCCTCTCTCAG TATTTGAAAAACTTCCAGTTCAGGCAACTGCCAGTGATGGAACGATTTGCTCTAATTATGTCAATCACGGTTATTTGGGCTTATGCACACCTCCTAACGGCTAGTGGTGCATACAGACATCACCCAGAGGCTACCCAAAAGCACTGCCGCACTGATAGAGCAAATCTCATTTCAACTGCACCATG GATAAAAATCCCATATCCACTTCAGTGGGGTGCTCCTACTTTTGATGCTGGTCATGCTTTTGGAATGATGGCTGCAACACTTGTCTCCTTGATTGAG TCAACTGGAGCATATAAAGCAGCATCTCGCTTAGCAAGTGCTACACCACCCCCAGCTCATGTTCTGAGCCGTGGCATTGGCTGGCAG GGTATCGGTATCCTGTTTAGTGGACTTTTTGGGACAGTTACTGGATGTACCGTTTCTAT TGAGAATGTTGGACTTCTTGGAAGTACTCGTGTGGGTAGCCGAAGAGTGATCCAAATTTCAGCTGGCTTTATGATCTTCTTCTCAATGTTAG GCAAATTTGGAGCATTATTTGCATCAATACCTTTCCCAATATTCGCTGCTGTATATTGTGTCTTGTTCGGCCTTGTTG CTTCTGTGGGGTTGTCATTTCTGCAGTTCACAAACATGAACTCAATGAGAAACCTCTTCATTGTTGGCGTTTCTCTCTTCCTCGGGTTGTCTATTCCCGAGTACTTCAGGGAATACACCACTGCTGCTTTGCATGGCCCTGCTCACACTAAGGCTGGATGG TTCAATGATTTTCTCAACACTATCTTTCTGTCTTCACCAACTGTGGCTTTGATGGTTTCTGTGTTTCTGGATAACACACTGGAGTACAAGGACAGTGCAAAAGATAGGGGAATGCCCTGGTGGGTGAAGTTCAGGACATTTAAGGGGGATAGCAGAAATGAA